In Propionimicrobium sp. PCR01-08-3, one DNA window encodes the following:
- a CDS encoding SAM-dependent methyltransferase: protein MIGQSFWNERLEATELAMAETDPESLAAASRLRAHFDADVAAFALTQASLRRKARTKFGERAAAMWFTRDGLEQATRPAVSAWRAERFRAAGVRRVIDLGCGIGADALGFLDAGLEVVAVEADPLTAELARANLPGAQVICGDAVELASRLLADADEHTAIFVDPARRTGAGRSWRVSDFSPSWEFVLGLFESGRPVCAKLGPGLPRELIPEGVEACWVCDHGDVVEAGLWRFDSPSGSVSAAVLLPGEHRIEASPVASNMPVAEPGRFILEPDGAVIRARAIDQISPATWLLGPGVAYLSSDEPISTVFASCFEVLETLDFHQKTLKAWVRDNEVGVLEIKKRAVDIDPARLRRTVKPKGPNQATWVISPTVDGTRVLVCRHGISSGTRLV, encoded by the coding sequence GTGATCGGGCAATCGTTCTGGAACGAGCGGCTGGAAGCCACCGAACTGGCGATGGCCGAAACCGATCCCGAATCGCTGGCCGCTGCATCGCGGCTGCGCGCCCACTTTGACGCGGACGTCGCCGCGTTCGCGCTCACCCAGGCCAGTCTGCGGCGTAAGGCCCGGACCAAATTCGGCGAGCGGGCAGCAGCGATGTGGTTCACCCGCGATGGGTTGGAGCAAGCCACGCGTCCCGCGGTTTCGGCTTGGCGAGCCGAGCGTTTCCGTGCAGCAGGCGTGCGCCGGGTGATCGATCTGGGCTGCGGCATCGGTGCCGACGCCCTCGGTTTTCTGGACGCCGGCTTGGAGGTCGTCGCGGTCGAAGCCGACCCGTTGACCGCCGAATTAGCTCGGGCCAATCTGCCCGGTGCGCAGGTGATCTGCGGGGACGCCGTCGAACTCGCTTCGAGGCTGCTGGCCGACGCCGATGAACATACCGCCATCTTCGTCGACCCCGCCCGGCGCACCGGTGCCGGACGCAGTTGGCGGGTCTCCGATTTCAGTCCGTCATGGGAATTCGTCCTCGGGCTGTTCGAGAGCGGACGCCCGGTCTGCGCGAAGCTCGGCCCGGGGCTGCCCCGCGAGCTCATCCCTGAGGGCGTCGAGGCCTGCTGGGTCTGTGATCATGGTGATGTTGTGGAGGCGGGGCTATGGAGGTTCGATAGCCCATCCGGTTCGGTCAGCGCGGCGGTTCTGCTGCCCGGAGAGCACCGCATCGAGGCGAGCCCCGTAGCGTCCAACATGCCGGTGGCGGAGCCTGGGCGTTTTATCCTCGAACCGGACGGGGCGGTGATCAGAGCACGGGCCATCGATCAGATCAGCCCGGCCACCTGGCTGCTGGGCCCCGGGGTCGCCTACCTGTCGAGTGACGAGCCGATCAGCACGGTCTTCGCGTCCTGCTTCGAGGTTTTGGAGACGCTCGACTTCCATCAGAAGACGCTGAAGGCCTGGGTGCGCGACAACGAGGTCGGCGTGCTGGAGATCAAGAAGCGTGCGGTCGACATCGATCCCGCCCGGCTGCGCCGCACGGTCAAGCCCAAGGGCCCGAACCAGGCGACCTGGGTCATCAGCCCCACCGTCGACGGGACGCGCGTGCTCGTCTGCCGCCACGGCATCTCGTCTGGCACTCGGCTTGTGTGA
- the groES gene encoding co-chaperone GroES, translated as MATTIKPLEDRILVEPLEAETTTASGLVIPDTAKEKPQEGKVVAAGPGRIDDKGNRVPMDVKEGDVVIFSKYGGTEVRYDATDYLLLNARDILAVVEK; from the coding sequence GTGGCAACCACGATCAAGCCGCTCGAGGACCGCATCCTCGTTGAGCCTCTCGAGGCCGAAACCACCACTGCTTCGGGTCTGGTCATTCCGGACACCGCCAAGGAGAAGCCGCAGGAAGGCAAGGTCGTCGCCGCCGGACCCGGTCGCATCGACGACAAGGGCAACCGCGTGCCGATGGACGTCAAGGAAGGCGACGTCGTCATCTTCAGCAAGTACGGCGGCACCGAGGTGCGTTACGACGCCACTGACTACCTGCTGCTCAACGCCCGCGACATTCTCGCAGTCGTCGAGAAGTGA